One window of Triticum dicoccoides isolate Atlit2015 ecotype Zavitan chromosome 5A, WEW_v2.0, whole genome shotgun sequence genomic DNA carries:
- the LOC119296798 gene encoding uncharacterized protein LOC119296798 has translation MGESRGSISFFGTYRPPVPLGIFSCPIDPPPSSYEDELLLTDDESYNQNGHAIPAAALREILAFMGKKNPKMASDCGVTLEDVDKGHVTGLVFVSERDRGLETLHLALRRPATGQVVKVLSLLGDIYGVGGGVCMEDSGCIAGGFTVNGGRCAVGHSLVYVSTKEPAKTRRTPWSVVYRTDLADGKTERLTPLGQYDLSPAVSPSGKMVAVANFHGNRWNGEIENLKTQIVIMNVDKGAQGRLGRKVVIKDGGWPTWGSDNVIFFHRGFDQNPPTNTAAWAVFRYDIATGREERVTPVGMDAMTPAAISETRVAVAFIGEKSKQVQKMVDRVESQYRHIQIFDTATTEKPPVKITQMMRREGDHYNPFVLDGGSRIGYHRCRTDKLRPIMIKDNNKITSIERKFDKVQSHHADVGLFRVTGVFPSISKNGKKLAFVDNEFKAVWLADSQGGLRIVYKVRKEKSVFSTSWNQNDELDTLYVCEGPAFTIDEPVQIMRIPDVSAPGRRRALPLTDKPFNCAFPSTNAMGDKLVFRSSRDRVGGERKHKNLFIIDAIKGEALGVDQLTDGPWTDTHCSWSPREGCDWIVFSSSGRPEKDVFKPAGEPELDHGLDPGYFAVYLVSAKDKVKGVVPVPVRVIYSAPTIAGHINHPVFSPDMMSIVFAADLAAVSADPISMPHFTHSVRPYGDIFSVNLIDTEDMAKNKDIQKFHRVTHSRYEYSTPTWSGRADDELDPNTKWKMLESWHDDFQPRCPYVGGQAGQKESWHMTGHLSIDKRCC, from the exons ATGGGGGAGAGCCGCGGCAGCATCTCCTTCTTCGGGACCTACAGGCCACCGGTGCCCCTGGGCATCTTCTCCTGCCCCATTGATCCGCCGCCATCCTCTTACGAGGACGAGCTGCTGCTCACCGACGACGAGTCCTACAACCAGAACGGGCATGCCATCCCGGCGGCCGCGCTCAGGGAGATCCTGGCCTTCATGGGAAAGAAGAACCCCAAGATGGCCTCCGACTGCGGCGTCACCCTGGAGGACGTGGACAAGGGCCATGTCACCGGCCTGGTCTTCGTCTCCGAGAGGGACCGCGGCCTCGAGACGCTGCACCTGGCCCTGCGCCGCCCCGCCACCGGCCAGGTGGTGAAGGTGCTGAGCCTGCTGGGTGACATCTATGGCGTCGGTGGCGGTGTGTGCATGGAGGACAGCGGCTGCATCGCCGGCGGCTTCACGGTGAACGGCGGACGCTGCGCCGTCGGCCACTCGCTCGTGTACGTGTCCACGAAGGAGCCGGCGAAAACACGGCGCACCCCGTGGAGCGTGGTGTACAGGACCGACCTTGCCGACGGCAAGACCGAGCGCCTCACGCCACTGGGCCAGTACGACCTGAGCCCGGCCGTGTCACCGTCCGGGAAGATGGTCGCGGTGGCCAACTTCCACGGTAACAGGTGGAACGGCGAGATCGAGAACCTCAAGACCCAGATCGTGATCATGAACGTGGACAAGGGGGCGCAGGGACGCCTGGGCCGCAAGGTTGTGATCAAGGACGGCGGGTGGCCGACATGGGGAAGCGACAACGTCATCTTCTTCCACCGAGGGTTCGACCAAAACCCGCCCACCAACACCGCAGCGTGGGCCGTGTTCCGGTACGACATCGCCACCGGCAGGGAAGAGCGGGTAACCCCGGTAGGCATGGACGCCATGACCCCGGCGGCCATCAGCGAGACCAGAGTGGCCGTGGCGTTCATCGGGGAGAAATCCAAGCAAGTCCAGAAGATGGTCGACCGCGTGGAGTCGCAGTACCGGCACATCCAGATTTTCGACACGGCCACGACGGAGAAGCCGCCCGTGAAGATCACCCAGATGATGAGGAGGGAAGGGGACCACTACAACCCCTTCGTGCTCGATGGCGGCAGCCGCATCGGCTACCACCGCTGCAGAACCGATAAGCTACGACCCATCATGATCAAG GATAATAATAAAATCACAAGCATCGAGAGGAAGTTCGACAAGGTGCAGTCGCACCATGCGGATGTGGGGCTGTTCAGGGTGACGGGCGTGTTCCCGTCAATCTCCAAGAACGGCAAGAAGCTGGCCTTCGTGGACAACGAGTTCAAGGCCGTGTggctggccgacagccaaggcggcCTGCGCATCGTCTACAAGGTGAGGAAAGAGAAGAGCGTCTTCTCCACGTCGTGGAACCAGAACGACGAGCTGGACACGCTCTACGTCTGCGAAGGCCCGGCCTTCACCATCGATGAGCCGGTGCAGATCATGAGGATCCCCGACGTGTCCGCCCCCGGGAGGCGGAGGGCGCTGCCCCTCACCGACAAGCCCTTCAACTGCGCCTTCCCGTCCACCAACGCCATGGGGGACAAGCTCGTGTTCCGCTCCAGCAGGGACAGGGTGGGAGGGGAGAGGAAGCACAAGAACCTCTTCATCATCGACGCCATCAAAGGGGAGGCTCTCGGCGTGGACCAGCTCACGGACGGGCCGTGGACGGACACCCACTGCAGCTGGTCGCCCAGGGAAGGCTGCGACTGGATCGTCTTCTCCTCCTCCGGCAGGCCGGAGAAGGACGTCTTCAAGCCGGCCGGCGAGCCGGAGCTGGACCACGGCCTGGACCCCGGCTACTTCGCCGTCTACCTGGTGAGCGCCAAGGACAAGGTCAAGGGGGTGGTGCCGGTGCCTGTGCGCGTGATCTACAGCGCGCCAACCATTGCGGGCCACATCAACCACCCTGTGTTCAGCCCCGACATGATGAGCATCGTCTtcgccgccgacctcgccgccgtctccgccgaccccatctCCATGCCACACTTCACGCACTCGGTCAGGCCCTACGGCGACATCTTCTCCGTCAACCTCATAGACACAGAGGACATGGCCAAGAACAAGGACATCCAGAAGTTCCACCGCGTCACGCACAGCCGCTACGAGTACTCCACGCCTACATGGTCCGGCCGTGCCGACGACGAGCTCGACCCCAACACCAAGTGGAAGATGCTGGAAAGCTGGCACGACGACTTCCAGCCCCGGTGCCCCTACGTCGGCGGCCAAGCTGGCCAGAAGGAGAGCTGGCACATGACCGGACACCTCTCCATTGATAAAAGGTGCTGCTAA